Proteins from a genomic interval of Oncorhynchus kisutch isolate 150728-3 linkage group LG28, Okis_V2, whole genome shotgun sequence:
- the znhit3 gene encoding zinc finger HIT domain-containing protein 3, with the protein MQICNVCSGETPKYRCPACRIRYCSLSCYKTHKANDTCQPLKQSVPPPVQDLNGAYSNVSAEDPWTVEDLLDDDQTDKVPLQRLRRLGKSEELRELLRNPHLRQLMSSLDAADSKADAIKTAMQEPLFVELSDQCLQIVEKNY; encoded by the exons ATGCAGATCTGCAATGTGTGCAGTGGAGAGACACCCAAATACCGATGTCCGGCCTGTAGAATCAGATA CTGCTCTCTCAGTTGTTACAAGACCCACAAGGCCAATG ATACCTGCCAGCCCCTAAAACAGTCAGTCCCTCCTCCCGTTCAAGACCTAAATGGAGCATACAGCAATG TTTCAGCAGAGGATCCCTGGACCGTTGAAGATCTCCTTGATGATGACCAGACAGATAAAGTACCACTTCAGAGGCTACGACGATTAG GCAAGTCGGAGGAGCTGAGAGAACTGCTCCGAAACCCACATCTCCGTCAGCTGATGAGCTCTTTGGACGCAGCCGACAGCAAAGCAGACGCCATTAAGACCGCAATGCAAGAGCCTCTGTTTGTTGAGCTTTCAGATCAATGCTTGCAGATCGTTGAGAAAAACTATTAA